A genomic region of Kribbella sp. NBC_00382 contains the following coding sequences:
- a CDS encoding magnesium transporter MgtE N-terminal domain-containing protein, whose translation MSGPPTRVYVARLAGLPVYDPNGDQVGKVRDVVVMLRQGTQPPRVLGLVVEVFTRRRIFLPMTRVTSVDVGHVITTGLVNMRRFEQRSTEVLVLGELLDRTVTIKESGTQATVFDLAMEQWRTRDWVLTKVAVTEGGKRFRRRRGQSHVLDWADVSGFASVEEGQGATHILAAFDSMKAADLAGVLHELSPKRRKEIAAALDDERLADVLEELPEDVQVEILAGLDTERAADVLEEMSPDDAADLIAELPTETAEALLTLMEPDEAEDVRRLLTYEERTAGGLMTSEPVILPADATVADALAHVRNAELSPALAAMIYVCRPPLETPTGRFIGIGHIQRLLREPPSALVSGVLDTDLDGLRPDDSLHAVSKYLATYNLVAAPVLDDEGRLLGAVTVDDVLDHLLPDDWREPDQQEVDGHAP comes from the coding sequence ATGAGCGGCCCTCCTACGCGCGTCTACGTGGCCCGGTTGGCTGGTCTTCCCGTGTACGACCCGAACGGGGACCAGGTCGGCAAGGTCCGCGACGTCGTCGTCATGCTCCGGCAGGGGACGCAGCCACCGCGGGTGCTCGGGCTAGTGGTCGAGGTGTTCACCCGTCGGCGGATCTTCCTGCCGATGACCCGGGTGACCTCGGTGGACGTCGGGCACGTGATCACCACCGGGCTGGTGAACATGCGGCGGTTCGAGCAGCGCAGTACCGAGGTACTGGTGCTCGGTGAGCTGCTGGACCGGACGGTGACGATCAAGGAGTCCGGTACCCAGGCGACTGTGTTCGACCTGGCGATGGAGCAGTGGCGGACGCGCGACTGGGTGCTGACGAAGGTGGCCGTCACCGAGGGCGGCAAGCGGTTCCGGCGGCGCCGGGGGCAGTCGCATGTCCTCGACTGGGCCGACGTGAGTGGGTTCGCGTCGGTGGAGGAGGGCCAAGGCGCTACCCACATCCTGGCGGCCTTCGACTCGATGAAGGCGGCCGACCTGGCCGGCGTACTGCATGAGTTGTCGCCCAAGCGGCGCAAGGAGATCGCTGCGGCGCTGGATGATGAGCGGCTGGCCGACGTACTGGAGGAGCTGCCCGAGGACGTCCAGGTGGAGATCCTGGCCGGTCTGGACACTGAGCGGGCTGCCGACGTGCTGGAGGAGATGTCGCCGGACGATGCGGCCGACCTGATCGCTGAGCTGCCGACGGAGACAGCTGAGGCGCTGCTCACGTTGATGGAGCCGGACGAGGCTGAGGACGTCCGGCGGCTGCTGACGTACGAGGAGCGGACCGCTGGTGGCCTGATGACCTCGGAGCCGGTGATCCTGCCAGCGGACGCCACTGTCGCCGATGCTCTGGCACACGTGCGGAATGCCGAGCTGAGCCCGGCACTGGCCGCGATGATCTACGTCTGCCGGCCGCCGCTGGAGACGCCCACCGGCCGGTTCATAGGTATCGGCCACATCCAGCGGCTGCTGCGCGAGCCACCGTCCGCGCTGGTGTCCGGAGTACTGGACACCGACCTCGACGGGCTCCGTCCGGACGACAGTTTGCATGCCGTGAGCAAGTACCTGGCGACCTACAACCTGGTGGCGGCGCCGGTGCTCGACGACGAGGGCAGGCTGCTCGGTGCGGTCACCGTCGACGACGTACTGGACCACCTGCTCCCCGACGACTGGCGCGAACCCGATCAGCAGGAGGTGGACGGCCATGCCCCGTGA
- a CDS encoding acyl-CoA dehydrogenase family protein — MSRLQQTEGLTDIQEEILKTVRAFVESEILPVATELEHKDEYPTQIVEGLKELGLFGLMIPEEYGGLGESLLTYALCVEEIARGWMSVSGIINTHFIVAYMLIQHGTDEQKQKYLPRMATGEVRGAFSMSEPGCGSDVAAIKTKAVKDGDLYTINGQKMWLTNGGSANLVAVLVKTDEGNDSVYKNMTTFLVEKEPGFGEVDKGLTVPGKIEKMGYKGVDTTELIFDGYQIAADQILGGVPGKGFYQMMDGVEVGRVNVAARGCGVARRAFELGISYAQQRETFGKKIAEHQAVLFRLADMAVKVEAAHELMVKAARKKDSGSRNDFEAGVAKYLASEYCSQVVEDSFRIHGGYGFSKEYEIERLYREAPMLLIGEGTADIQRMIIGRRLLEDYKL, encoded by the coding sequence ATGAGCAGGTTGCAGCAGACCGAGGGACTCACCGACATCCAGGAAGAGATCCTGAAGACGGTACGTGCCTTCGTCGAGTCCGAGATCCTCCCGGTGGCGACCGAGTTGGAGCACAAGGACGAGTACCCGACCCAGATCGTCGAGGGCCTCAAGGAGCTCGGCCTGTTCGGGCTGATGATCCCCGAGGAGTACGGCGGCCTTGGCGAGTCGCTGCTCACCTACGCGCTCTGCGTCGAGGAGATCGCGCGCGGCTGGATGAGCGTGTCCGGCATCATCAACACGCACTTCATCGTCGCGTACATGCTGATCCAGCACGGCACCGACGAGCAGAAGCAGAAGTACCTGCCGCGGATGGCCACCGGCGAGGTCCGCGGCGCGTTCTCGATGTCCGAGCCCGGCTGCGGCTCCGACGTCGCCGCGATCAAGACCAAGGCTGTCAAAGACGGCGACCTCTACACGATCAACGGCCAGAAGATGTGGCTGACCAACGGCGGCTCGGCCAACCTGGTCGCGGTGCTGGTCAAGACCGATGAGGGCAACGACTCGGTCTACAAGAACATGACCACCTTCCTGGTCGAGAAGGAGCCGGGCTTCGGCGAGGTCGACAAGGGCCTCACCGTGCCGGGCAAGATCGAGAAGATGGGCTACAAGGGCGTCGACACGACCGAGCTGATCTTCGACGGCTACCAGATCGCCGCCGACCAGATTCTCGGCGGCGTCCCGGGCAAGGGCTTCTACCAGATGATGGACGGCGTCGAGGTCGGCCGCGTCAACGTCGCCGCCCGCGGCTGCGGAGTCGCCCGGCGCGCGTTCGAGCTCGGCATCTCGTACGCCCAGCAGCGCGAGACGTTCGGCAAGAAGATCGCCGAGCACCAGGCGGTGCTGTTCCGGCTGGCCGACATGGCGGTCAAGGTCGAGGCCGCGCACGAGTTGATGGTCAAGGCGGCCCGGAAGAAGGACTCCGGTTCGCGCAACGACTTCGAGGCCGGCGTCGCGAAGTACCTGGCCAGCGAGTACTGCTCACAGGTGGTCGAGGACTCGTTCCGGATCCACGGCGGCTACGGGTTCTCGAAGGAGTACGAGATCGAGCGGCTGTACCGGGAGGCGCCGATGCTGCTGATCGGCGAAGGCACGGCCGACATCCAGCGGATGATCATCGGCCGCCGCCTCCTCGAGGACTACAAGCTGTGA
- the htpX gene encoding zinc metalloprotease HtpX: MKSRFKPDRGLTRRMVVTSFLLGLLYVAFVAALIALTKSAVLAVVIAGGMLFAQYWFSDRIALYAMHGRIVTAEEAPQLHGVIDRLCALADMPKPRVAIADVDLPNAFATGRNPNNAVICVTTGIMRRLDADELEGVLAHELSHVAHRDVAVMTIASFLGVLAGLITRFGLYSGMGGGRRDQNTAVIVLTVVAVSAVVYAISFLLTRALSRYRELAADRAGAMLTGRPSSLASALTKISGDIARIPARDLRQAEAFNAFFFAPAISGKGLSLSSLFSTHPPLETRLDRLGVLSRELGEQA, encoded by the coding sequence ATGAAGAGTCGTTTCAAGCCCGATCGTGGGCTGACCAGGCGGATGGTGGTGACCAGCTTCCTGCTGGGGCTGCTGTACGTGGCGTTCGTCGCGGCGTTGATCGCCTTGACGAAGAGCGCGGTACTGGCGGTCGTGATCGCGGGCGGGATGCTGTTCGCGCAGTACTGGTTCTCCGACCGGATCGCGCTCTACGCGATGCACGGGCGGATCGTCACCGCGGAGGAGGCGCCGCAGTTGCACGGCGTGATCGACCGGCTGTGCGCGCTGGCCGACATGCCGAAGCCGCGGGTCGCGATCGCGGACGTCGACCTGCCGAACGCGTTCGCCACCGGACGTAATCCGAACAACGCCGTCATCTGCGTGACGACCGGGATCATGCGCCGGCTGGACGCCGACGAGCTCGAAGGCGTGCTCGCCCACGAGTTGTCCCATGTGGCCCATCGCGACGTGGCCGTGATGACGATCGCGTCGTTCCTCGGCGTCCTGGCCGGGCTGATCACCCGCTTCGGCCTCTACAGCGGCATGGGCGGCGGCCGGCGCGACCAGAACACCGCCGTGATCGTGCTGACGGTCGTCGCGGTGTCGGCCGTGGTCTACGCGATCTCGTTCCTGCTGACCCGGGCGCTGTCGCGCTATCGCGAGCTGGCCGCGGACCGGGCCGGCGCGATGCTGACCGGCCGGCCGTCGTCACTGGCCTCGGCATTGACCAAGATCAGCGGGGACATCGCCCGGATACCGGCGCGCGACCTGCGCCAGGCGGAGGCGTTCAACGCGTTCTTCTTCGCTCCGGCCATCTCCGGCAAGGGCCTCAGCCTGTCGTCGCTGTTCTCCACCCACCCGCCACTGGAGACCCGCCTCGACCGCCTCGGTGTGTTGTCCCGCGAGCTGGGCGAGCAAGCTTAG
- a CDS encoding HpcH/HpaI aldolase/citrate lyase family protein, translating to MADETTTTKALRSRRSCLATPGSNPRFLEKAKGLDADQVFLDLEDSVAPIAKVDARKSVVAALNEGGWGNKIRVVRVNDWTTEWTYGDVIEVVAGAGANLDCIMLPKVQTAEQVVALDLLLTQLEKVHGYEPGRIGIEAQIENALGLTNVNAIAAASPRVETIIFGPADFMASINMKSLVVGEQPPGYDVGDAYHYILMQILMAARAYGKQAIDGPYLQIKDVDGFRRVAGRAAALGFDGKWVLHPDQIAAANEVFSPRQEDYDHSENILDAYDHYTSAAGGARGAVMLGDEMIDEASRKMALVISAKGRAAGMTRTDVWKPED from the coding sequence ATGGCTGACGAGACGACCACCACCAAGGCGCTCCGGAGCAGGCGTTCCTGCCTGGCCACACCGGGCTCGAACCCGCGTTTCCTGGAGAAGGCCAAGGGCCTCGACGCCGACCAGGTGTTCCTCGACCTGGAGGACTCGGTCGCGCCGATCGCGAAGGTGGACGCGCGCAAGAGCGTCGTCGCCGCGCTGAACGAAGGCGGCTGGGGCAACAAGATCCGCGTGGTCCGGGTGAACGACTGGACCACCGAGTGGACCTACGGCGACGTGATCGAGGTGGTCGCCGGGGCCGGGGCCAACCTAGACTGCATCATGCTGCCGAAGGTGCAGACCGCCGAGCAGGTGGTTGCGCTCGACCTGCTGCTGACCCAGCTGGAGAAGGTGCACGGCTACGAGCCGGGCCGGATCGGGATCGAGGCGCAGATCGAGAACGCGCTCGGCCTGACCAACGTGAACGCGATCGCGGCCGCCTCGCCGCGGGTCGAGACCATCATCTTCGGGCCCGCCGACTTCATGGCCTCGATCAACATGAAGTCGCTGGTGGTCGGCGAGCAGCCGCCCGGCTACGACGTCGGCGACGCCTACCACTACATCCTGATGCAGATCCTGATGGCGGCCCGCGCCTACGGCAAGCAGGCGATCGACGGCCCGTATCTGCAGATCAAGGACGTCGACGGCTTCCGCCGGGTGGCCGGCCGCGCCGCCGCCCTCGGCTTCGACGGCAAGTGGGTGCTGCACCCGGACCAGATCGCCGCCGCCAACGAGGTCTTCTCGCCGCGGCAGGAGGACTACGACCACTCCGAGAACATCCTCGACGCTTACGACCACTACACCTCCGCCGCCGGCGGCGCCCGCGGCGCGGTGATGCTCGGCGACGAGATGATCGACGAGGCCTCCCGCAAAATGGCCCTCGTCATCTCCGCCAAGGGCCGCGCCGCCGGGATGACCCGCACCGACGTGTGGAAGCCCGAAGACTGA
- a CDS encoding serine/threonine-protein kinase → MNGEVLAGRYRLLAPLGHGGAGEVWRGEDSVLARPVAVKLLRRLEGDQMDAVERFRTEAQAAARLTHPNVVATYDVGTANGQVFLVMELVDGPDLSQLLRTKGLPSERFVADIAMQGARALDAAHAAGIVHRDVKPANFLLAPDGTLKITDFGIAQASGADGATGPILLGTAGYVSPEQVRGERATPASDWYALGCVLYELLEGTTPFVGTDVMDVMHQHLDAIPAPVRRTDTVPGLADLVMHLLAKDPAARPSSTSALAAYLKPTAPPPPVDDNSTRVLPLPAAATPIPVEVPAAAEVLPVGAFDEHPERDEPSKRRMTFTKVLVGAAVLVVGVMIAALLREGVSSDTPAEAGGVPSTTPSTTVKAVAKPKPTPTPTPSKTPSKKPTPSKTPTKKPSQPQNNTSAALRTLAQMVRDHKQEHAKRTVQEAAKDLEQAAKALDQGDSDEAVQQYQQARQRLIQAQQQGRWQSTPQISGMFAAVGAALRAENDGDNGDPGNGWNRN, encoded by the coding sequence GTGAACGGCGAGGTACTCGCGGGGCGCTATCGATTGCTGGCTCCGTTGGGGCACGGCGGCGCGGGCGAGGTGTGGCGGGGCGAGGACTCGGTCCTGGCCCGGCCGGTGGCGGTGAAACTGCTGCGCCGGCTCGAAGGCGACCAGATGGACGCTGTCGAGCGGTTCCGCACCGAGGCTCAGGCCGCGGCCCGGCTGACCCACCCCAACGTGGTCGCGACGTACGACGTCGGTACTGCGAACGGCCAGGTGTTCCTGGTGATGGAACTCGTCGACGGCCCCGACCTGTCGCAACTGCTGCGTACCAAGGGTCTGCCGTCCGAGCGCTTCGTCGCCGACATCGCCATGCAGGGCGCCCGCGCCCTCGACGCGGCCCACGCGGCCGGGATCGTGCACCGCGACGTCAAGCCGGCCAACTTCCTGCTGGCCCCCGACGGCACGCTCAAGATCACCGACTTCGGCATCGCGCAGGCAAGCGGCGCAGACGGCGCCACCGGCCCGATCCTCCTCGGTACTGCGGGGTACGTCTCGCCCGAGCAGGTCCGTGGCGAACGCGCGACGCCCGCCAGCGACTGGTACGCCCTCGGCTGCGTCCTCTACGAACTACTCGAAGGCACCACCCCCTTCGTCGGCACAGACGTCATGGACGTCATGCACCAGCACCTGGACGCCATCCCGGCTCCGGTACGCCGTACCGACACAGTTCCGGGTCTAGCCGACCTGGTCATGCACCTACTCGCCAAAGACCCAGCAGCCCGCCCCTCCTCCACCTCCGCCCTCGCCGCCTACCTAAAGCCAACTGCTCCGCCCCCGCCAGTGGACGACAACAGCACCCGGGTACTCCCGCTCCCGGCGGCAGCTACCCCAATTCCTGTTGAGGTACCCGCGGCTGCCGAGGTCTTGCCGGTCGGAGCGTTTGATGAGCATCCGGAGCGGGATGAGCCCAGCAAGCGTCGGATGACCTTCACCAAGGTGTTGGTGGGGGCTGCAGTGCTGGTGGTTGGAGTGATGATTGCGGCGCTGCTGCGGGAAGGCGTGTCCTCGGATACGCCGGCTGAGGCCGGGGGAGTGCCGTCGACCACCCCGTCGACCACGGTGAAGGCAGTCGCCAAGCCGAAGCCGACACCCACGCCTACTCCGAGCAAGACGCCCAGCAAGAAGCCGACGCCGAGCAAGACGCCTACGAAGAAGCCTTCGCAGCCGCAGAACAACACCTCCGCGGCACTGCGGACGCTGGCCCAGATGGTGCGGGACCACAAGCAGGAGCACGCCAAGCGGACCGTGCAAGAGGCCGCCAAGGACCTGGAGCAGGCCGCCAAGGCGCTGGACCAGGGCGACTCCGACGAGGCCGTGCAGCAGTACCAGCAGGCCAGGCAGCGGCTGATCCAAGCTCAGCAGCAGGGCAGGTGGCAGTCGACACCGCAGATCTCCGGCATGTTCGCAGCAGTTGGCGCTGCACTACGGGCCGAGAACGACGGCGACAACGGCGACCCCGGCAACGGCTGGAACCGCAACTAG
- a CDS encoding LuxR C-terminal-related transcriptional regulator: MLEPLGLTRAEQDLYEDLVSRLPVTEAEVTDPAAAKRLVELGLISLMPSNPPRYLVLPPDIAMELLLRDRELELAKARQETVLLATSFHTSTTRSEPAELIEVLRGEPEIAAGIERLVRSARTEVCFSDAPPFMADPSQVHQNELEHLREGITFRILYDRKGSVDRPGRLASRVSGVNDGERARVGEVPLKLILTDGPMAFVPIDIGASQYSAALLIHDPTLVATLQALFELLWSRAVPLATYAGQSGRTDRPTEQERELLALLMSGLTDSETATQLGWTERNVRSRIERMRQRLGADTRFQAGYQAVLRGWLDSHDG, translated from the coding sequence GTGCTGGAGCCTCTCGGACTAACTCGTGCTGAGCAGGACCTCTACGAAGACCTGGTGTCCCGGCTGCCGGTGACCGAGGCGGAGGTCACTGACCCGGCTGCCGCGAAACGCCTGGTCGAGCTCGGCCTCATCTCGCTGATGCCCTCCAACCCGCCCCGCTACCTGGTACTCCCCCCAGACATCGCCATGGAGCTCCTGCTCCGCGATCGCGAGCTGGAGTTGGCCAAGGCGCGCCAGGAGACGGTGCTGCTCGCCACCAGCTTCCACACCAGTACTACGCGCAGTGAGCCCGCCGAGCTGATCGAAGTACTCCGGGGTGAGCCTGAGATCGCCGCTGGCATCGAGCGGCTGGTCCGGAGCGCCAGGACCGAGGTGTGCTTCTCGGATGCGCCACCGTTCATGGCCGACCCGAGCCAGGTCCACCAGAACGAGCTGGAGCACCTCCGCGAGGGCATCACCTTCCGGATCCTCTACGACCGGAAGGGGTCCGTCGACCGGCCCGGCCGGCTCGCCTCGCGGGTCAGCGGCGTCAACGACGGCGAGCGGGCCCGGGTGGGCGAAGTACCGCTCAAGCTGATCCTGACCGACGGCCCGATGGCCTTCGTACCGATCGACATCGGCGCCAGCCAGTACTCCGCTGCGCTGCTGATCCACGATCCGACGCTGGTAGCCACCCTGCAGGCGCTGTTCGAGCTGCTGTGGAGCCGGGCGGTCCCCCTGGCCACATACGCCGGGCAGTCGGGCCGTACGGACCGTCCCACCGAGCAGGAGCGGGAGCTGCTCGCCCTGCTGATGTCAGGGCTCACGGACAGCGAGACGGCGACCCAGCTGGGCTGGACCGAGCGCAATGTCCGCTCACGGATCGAGCGGATGCGTCAGCGGCTAGGGGCCGACACCAGGTTCCAGGCGGGCTACCAGGCCGTACTCCGGGGATGGCTGGACTCACATGACGGATGA
- a CDS encoding peptidylprolyl isomerase: MLRRLSLLVVAGLAAATLTSTAASAAPAVPAGHKPPTVRCEFTPTPENPAAKPVTVPKAKALAKGTVDVFFVTNYGPFVVRMDRANAPCGVSSFVHLVNSRFYDRTQCFRLTNSARLGVLQCGDIYRQEEGGPGYKFPDEVTGKETYPRGTVAMGNQGPGTNGSEFFVVHSFANIPPNYTVLGHVVFGMSTFDRMVKAGIADPDQDGPPVRPIRILKVLTLR; encoded by the coding sequence ATGTTGCGCAGACTGAGTTTGCTGGTCGTGGCCGGCCTTGCCGCCGCGACCCTCACGTCCACCGCCGCGAGTGCGGCGCCTGCAGTACCGGCTGGGCACAAGCCGCCGACCGTGCGGTGCGAGTTCACGCCCACGCCGGAGAACCCGGCCGCCAAGCCGGTCACCGTGCCGAAGGCCAAGGCGCTCGCGAAGGGCACAGTCGATGTGTTCTTCGTGACGAACTACGGGCCGTTCGTAGTGCGGATGGACCGGGCCAACGCGCCGTGCGGGGTGTCCAGCTTCGTCCACCTGGTCAACAGCCGCTTCTACGACCGGACGCAGTGCTTCCGGCTGACGAACTCGGCCCGGCTAGGCGTCCTGCAGTGCGGTGACATCTACCGCCAGGAGGAGGGCGGCCCGGGGTACAAGTTCCCCGACGAGGTGACCGGCAAGGAGACCTACCCCCGCGGCACCGTTGCCATGGGCAACCAAGGCCCGGGGACGAACGGCAGCGAGTTCTTCGTCGTGCACTCGTTCGCCAACATCCCGCCGAACTACACCGTGCTCGGCCACGTCGTCTTCGGCATGTCCACCTTCGACCGGATGGTCAAGGCCGGCATCGCCGACCCCGACCAGGACGGCCCGCCGGTCCGCCCGATCCGCATCCTCAAGGTCCTCACCCTGCGCTGA
- a CDS encoding ArsR/SmtB family transcription factor: MLRIHFTPRDLARTTVSTKPAPSWEILLSLHMLQHSEGRLIFEDWRRSIRTKVTPDQMRLLLELTPPKGYSPDFLTPAESAPDFETGLDLMLSTPKVQLRSQLELLSKYRPVSPWTRELAHGDSNSLHKLGRAIRSYHDAAIAPYWKSIGTHISADHSHRGEALATHGVDRLLSTLHPRVRWVAPVLQVLDMNDRDLYLDGRGIELQPSAFCWQVPTKLRDPGLKPILVYPIQHAPGILRQSSHDGGESSDALGSLLGSTRAAALEATVSGCTTTELARRCKISPAAASHQATVLREAGLITTRRVGASVRHEVTQLGIWLLSGHGSGGVRPRTAVPVDALVR; the protein is encoded by the coding sequence ATGCTCCGCATACATTTCACGCCGCGCGATCTCGCCCGGACGACGGTGTCGACCAAGCCCGCACCGTCATGGGAGATCCTGCTCAGCCTGCACATGCTGCAGCACTCCGAGGGCCGGCTGATCTTCGAGGACTGGCGCCGCTCGATCCGGACCAAGGTGACCCCGGACCAGATGCGGCTGCTGCTCGAGCTGACCCCGCCGAAGGGCTACTCACCGGACTTCCTCACCCCGGCCGAGTCCGCGCCGGACTTCGAGACCGGGCTGGACCTGATGCTGTCGACGCCGAAAGTACAGCTGCGCAGCCAGTTGGAGCTGCTGAGCAAGTACCGGCCGGTCTCGCCGTGGACCCGTGAGCTCGCCCATGGCGACAGCAACTCGCTGCACAAGCTCGGCCGGGCCATCCGGTCGTACCACGACGCCGCGATCGCGCCGTACTGGAAGTCGATCGGCACGCATATCTCCGCCGACCACTCGCATCGCGGTGAGGCACTGGCCACGCATGGTGTGGACCGGCTGCTGTCGACGCTGCACCCGCGGGTCCGCTGGGTTGCGCCGGTGCTGCAGGTGCTGGACATGAACGACCGGGACCTCTACCTGGACGGGCGTGGCATCGAGCTGCAGCCGTCCGCCTTCTGCTGGCAGGTGCCCACCAAGCTGCGGGACCCGGGGCTCAAGCCGATCCTCGTCTACCCGATCCAGCACGCACCGGGCATCCTGCGCCAGTCGTCACACGACGGTGGCGAGTCCTCCGACGCCCTCGGCTCTCTGCTCGGCTCCACCCGGGCAGCCGCCTTGGAAGCCACAGTGAGCGGCTGTACTACGACCGAGCTGGCCCGCCGTTGCAAGATCTCCCCGGCAGCGGCCAGCCACCAGGCGACCGTCCTGCGCGAGGCAGGGCTGATCACCACCCGGCGGGTGGGGGCCTCGGTGCGGCATGAGGTCACCCAACTGGGGATCTGGCTGCTGTCCGGCCACGGCTCGGGCGGTGTCCGGCCGCGTACCGCAGTACCGGTGGATGCCTTGGTGCGTTAG
- a CDS encoding DUF1003 domain-containing protein: protein MPRDDRSTDERRLTRPAVDRLDIPRELRRTIVRRRAYDADAFGRLSERIARFLGTGQFLVYMTLTILVWVAWNIFAPEGMRWDQYPFIFLTLALSLQASYAAPLILLAQNRQEARDRVQYERDRDVDARTRADMEFLAREMAALRMSVGEVATRDFLRSELRSLLAELDLKDREDDRV, encoded by the coding sequence ATGCCCCGTGACGACCGCAGTACCGACGAGCGCCGGTTGACCCGGCCCGCCGTCGATCGGCTGGACATCCCCCGCGAGCTGCGCCGGACCATCGTGCGGCGGCGCGCGTACGACGCGGACGCGTTCGGCCGGCTGTCGGAGCGGATCGCGCGCTTCCTCGGCACCGGGCAGTTCCTGGTCTACATGACCCTGACGATCCTGGTATGGGTGGCTTGGAACATCTTCGCGCCGGAAGGCATGCGCTGGGACCAGTACCCGTTCATCTTCCTGACCCTCGCGCTCAGCCTGCAGGCGTCGTACGCCGCGCCGCTGATCCTGCTCGCGCAGAACCGGCAGGAGGCTCGCGACCGGGTCCAGTACGAACGCGACCGCGACGTCGACGCCCGGACCCGCGCCGACATGGAGTTCCTGGCCCGCGAGATGGCCGCGCTCCGGATGTCCGTGGGCGAGGTGGCTACCCGCGACTTCCTTCGCTCGGAGCTGCGTTCCCTGCTCGCCGAGCTGGATCTCAAGGATCGCGAGGACGACCGCGTCTGA
- the pspAB gene encoding PspA-associated protein PspAB has protein sequence MGLLDILLGRSKAVPPNLDQLFQLPSAAITLETAAGYRATGSGSVCFKPAEGGGFSTMRDEVDKLLALDNGKFTSTTDSYGFTWLVRETTPDDLEGLVTDLHGVNSSLVDAGFGNALLCTLVSFTNGTRSLGLVYLYKRGSWYPFVPVGADRRDNATELQVKSLIGADLNFEADLGRWLAVYGAPGL, from the coding sequence ATGGGTCTCCTCGACATCCTGCTCGGCAGGAGCAAAGCCGTCCCCCCGAACCTCGATCAGCTGTTCCAGCTTCCGTCGGCCGCGATCACCCTGGAGACCGCGGCCGGTTACCGCGCGACCGGCAGCGGTTCGGTCTGCTTCAAGCCGGCCGAGGGCGGCGGCTTCTCGACGATGCGCGACGAGGTCGACAAGCTGCTCGCGCTCGACAACGGCAAATTCACCAGTACTACGGACTCGTACGGCTTCACCTGGCTGGTCCGCGAGACCACCCCGGACGACCTGGAAGGGCTCGTCACCGATCTGCACGGCGTGAACTCGTCGCTGGTCGACGCCGGCTTCGGCAACGCCCTGCTTTGTACCCTTGTCTCCTTCACGAACGGGACTCGGTCGCTGGGTCTCGTGTACCTCTACAAGCGGGGTTCCTGGTACCCGTTCGTCCCGGTCGGCGCGGACCGTCGCGACAACGCGACTGAGCTCCAGGTGAAGTCGCTGATCGGCGCGGACCTCAACTTCGAAGCGGACCTGGGGCGCTGGCTCGCCGTCTACGGAGCTCCCGGCCTCTAG